ATCTTCAACATTGGAGGAAATTGATGATCCACCAAATGAGAATTTTACCTGAATCCGGGTCACTACTTTTATTTTGCCATACTCTTGAATCGCAGGAACAATGTGGATATCCTGTACATTTAGTCCCCGAATTATCCCGCTCTCACCGAAGATTATATTTTCAGATAAATCTGTCGATCCTGGTCTTGAAACATAAGTGTAAACAGGGTTTCTGTCTTCGTTAAAGGAGATTTCTGCCACAGGCGGGAGTTCGCCATCAAAATACTTAAATGTTGCGGAAATGATCTCAGCGGTTACGCCATTTTCAAAGGGAATACCAAGCGAAATCACTCTGGATTTCATATTTGGCATACCTGCTTTTAGATTTGGAAGGACACCGGCACCCCTGAAATTAATCTCACGATACAATCTTTCACCATACAAATGCACGGATGTATCCGTAAAGTCGGGTATAAATTCAATTATACACGATGAAGGAGAAGATTGAACGAGTCTTAAATCACTCTGAGGAAACACTGTGAGGAACAGAGCAACAATTGACAGTGAGATTTTTTTGAGCATACTTTCCGGTTTATTGTTATTTACAAACAAACTTTGATAAACTTAGTATAAAAATCTCGTATAATTGCTCCGATTTTACAGGCAAACTACTACATTCACGACTGAATGTCAAGTCAAAATTCATGACTTGTTGCCTTGGCGAGTTCTGAAAATTATTTACTTCAACTTTCAAGATAATTAATTATTTGTTAATAAGCTAAATCAAAAGTGTTGTACAACTCACATTTTTTACTTTTTATTGCCATTTTTAGGGAATTTGACATTAAATACAGAACCTTTACCCAATTCACTTTCCACATTTATTTCACCGTTCATTAATCGGGTATATTTTTCGGCAATACTAAGCCCAAGTCCCGAACCCTCATATCCTCTTCCCATCCCCTCACTCGCCTGTCTAAATTCATCCCAAACCAGTTTTATCTCCTCTACAGACATACCAATTCCGGTATCAATGATCCTGATCAGCCAAAAATCCCCTGATTCATTCAGTTTTACCTGAATACTTCCTTTTTGAGTAAACTTGATTGCATTATTCAGAAGATTGCTGATCACATTAAGGAACAAATCAGGATCAAGATGGCAAGGGGCCTCTTTTGCCATAGAGTGGAAAGTTAATTCCAGTCCCTTTTGGCCGGCTGCTGCTGTATAGAGTTTTACTTCTTCTTCGAGGTACTGAACGAGATCAACATCACGAGGTGAGACCGCTATTTTTCCTGCGTCATATTTTGATAGATCCAGTATCAGTTTTACGGTCTCTAACAGCCGCAAACCACCTTTGTGAATTGTGTTTATCATTCTGGTAAGATGCTCATCGTTTTTGAGTTCCTCTCCCAGAATTTCAGAATATCCAAGAATTCCAATTAAGGGGGTCCGAAGTTCATGACTCATATTGGCAAAGAAGTTGGCCTTTACCCTGTTCATCTCTTCAGCTTTCTCTTTTGCCGCAATCAACTCTTCCAGGTAATTCTTTCTTTGGAGAAAAATGCCGATATGAGTTGCTGCTATATTAAGTATATCAACCGTTTTCTGATCAAAGAATTGCGGATTGGTAATATTTTCTACCAATACCAAGCCAATCATCTCTCCTTTTATCACAAGTTTCGTGAAGGCAATGGAAACAGGAATTAAGCCTGATAAATCACTCCCCTTTTCCGAAACAATTTTATTCAGATGTGGCTGGTTAAGTACTGAATTGTTTTTTTGGTGAAGGAGAAGATTACAAAGAGTCTGATCATGAGTATGAATTACCGTTTTTTTCATG
This genomic window from Ignavibacteria bacterium contains:
- a CDS encoding PAS domain-containing sensor histidine kinase, with translation MKNHSEESDSFEQLREKIIGLGESSARKSYYPSLRKYIDEIERANRELENEIVERKKTEELLIKSEERFQELLRKSSEGIFYVEYHPPVDTSDNISHQVTEVITRGVITESNFALAKLYGYSLPSEMTGKTLLELYGNKIDAINIKATEDFIKSNYKIENLETKELDVDGNIKYFSNTLIGNIKDGMLIGNWGIQKDITIQKKALLLQSMQYRMSNIILSNQDTVKVAGVVEKELRHLLEFDRFILASYNKITGSSTIEYSTHSNMKKTVIHTHDQTLCNLLLHQKNNSVLNQPHLNKIVSEKGSDLSGLIPVSIAFTKLVIKGEMIGLVLVENITNPQFFDQKTVDILNIAATHIGIFLQRKNYLEELIAAKEKAEEMNRVKANFFANMSHELRTPLIGILGYSEILGEELKNDEHLTRMINTIHKGGLRLLETVKLILDLSKYDAGKIAVSPRDVDLVQYLEEEVKLYTAAAGQKGLELTFHSMAKEAPCHLDPDLFLNVISNLLNNAIKFTQKGSIQVKLNESGDFWLIRIIDTGIGMSVEEIKLVWDEFRQASEGMGRGYEGSGLGLSIAEKYTRLMNGEINVESELGKGSVFNVKFPKNGNKK